The Betta splendens chromosome 4, fBetSpl5.4, whole genome shotgun sequence genome contains a region encoding:
- the dot1l gene encoding histone-lysine N-methyltransferase, H3 lysine-79 specific isoform X3, whose amino-acid sequence MGEKLELKLKSPVGAEAAGYPWPLPVYDKHHDAAHEIIETIRWVCEEIPDLKLAMENYVLIDYDTKSFESMQRLCDKYNRAIDSIHQLWKGTTQPMKLNKRPSNGLLRHILQQVYNHSVTDPEKLNNYEPFSPEVYGETSFDLVAQIIDEMEMMEEDTFVDLGSGVGQVVLQVAAATNCKHYYGVEKADIPATYAETMDKEFKKWMKWYGKKHGEYTLERGDFLSEEWRERIANTSIIFVNNFAFGPEVDHQLKERFANMKEGGKIVSSKPFAPLNFRINSRNLSDIGTIMRVVELSPLRGSVSWTGKPVSYYLHTIDRTILENYFASLKNPKLREEQEAARRRQQKDTKDNKSNSTTPTKTKELNKQQDSCGEEERPSLVTVVKPPAKPRRTRLLSKGRKLNNKKRGRPKKATPAAEKKNKKNQSALDLLHAKTLSAAPPQDAYRPPQSPFYQLPPKVQHYPSSQLLLSPTPPGLQQLLDNIKVQYLQFMAYMKTPQYRSNLQQLLEQEKQKHRDLSGQAEQLHSVCQSHKDKIKGLFQTKLDELGVKALTVEDLLQAQKEISAHNRRLKDQTKQLERDMALLRDHSLLLLKSRCEELKLDWGSLCLESLLKEKQALRRQISEKQKHCLELQISIVELEKSQRQQELLQLKSYSPRDSSPYRKSLESRCSTDMDSAKLGLSTAIALNGVSPELSINGTSSPCFDRANTKGELRYLPISPDHELTSANSDARQRQQSSSHALPDYTRFSPAKIALRRHLNQDPTASAHLRGPGLTTHRELCGVNSPLGVKQNCPSPNASDAQNPSKVSERGGKERSPSVQGDNSITSLPISIPLSTVHPSKLPVSIPLASVVLPSRAERLRSTPSPVSQTGQTNGYSSSGLMNGNLHSEDHNGMTSSPSPHNNTPLTGPMGRGASIQSPTLSTGGVLQYADGPPRILPEVGQERQGGSGGSAAGVTRLHHHTGNLVKQGYHGVHGNHHQSPGTPNTHTPTHTSSSNSSHGLGSQEGRKRGRRKRSSAAGAVTASGSPKRRSFLGLGSSNHSSGSPLNINSMVNNINQPLEISAISSPEQSSRSPCGPDLDQPPILKRECPLELNGTGRYSSAPSSDDDDSGYPADSSSSRIERKIATISLESRDGPGRLGDTERGRKSCSSSGNSTGSEASSSSSLSSTSKWKSTFSPISDPKQPNCDLRQGGSPFGMGGSSRGTDSDSDHKQQQVRKGSDGESSNYMTPNPFLSQDTGTHGGGSSGGGGQGGSGSDQRQALQKQKAPCDWELKRSCGLTSQNLFISAAASSGGGILSGKVGGSPVAVSSTTGSSVGQYLGSQFPLGGTSVLQSLFGAQTGSSTVSGTPRLVNGHSALGSFSSAGLAGGAAGGIFHHVVPSVSSHQFGTALPTSGGLSSLLSLSSSSSTSSQTQQHSTSQAVSTRLASGTSPLPLSQPQQSRTQSVLHSPSPPTLSLPPPPPLHSVSSSSAPMHSDAPPSSSRSDSLHSSRLSHSSLHHQRSQPSLSLSISSSASSASVSAPAAVTASLSSSLLASSSSRPFAVQYSPRLTPPPPASSSGGGGSMWRTQGMHGTYTTSQLPSTRPR is encoded by the exons ATGGGAGAAAAGCTGGAGCTCAAGCTCAAATCTCCGGttggagcagaagctgctggttATCCGTGGCCATTACCAGTATAT GATAAACACCATGATGCTGCTCATGAAATCATTGAGACCATTCG GTGGGTTTGTGAGGAGATCCCTGACCTCAAACTGGCAATGGAAAACTATGTACTCATTGACTATGACACCAAAAG CTTTGAGAGTATGCAGAGACTTTGTGACAAATACAACAGGGCGATTGACAGCATTCACCAGCTG TGGAAAGGGACCACCCAGCCCATGAAGCTGAACAAACGTCCCTCTAATGGGCTGCTGAgacacatcctgcagcaggtgtACAACCACTCAGTGACTGACCCAGAGAAGCTGAACAACTATGAGCCCTTCTCACCTGAAGTGTACGGAGAGACCTCGTTTGACCTGGTGGCTCAGATCATTGACGAGATGGAAATGATGGAAGAGGACACCTTTGTCGACCTCGGCAGCG GAGTTGGGCAGGTAGTGCTGCAGGTTGCAGCTGCAACCAATTGTAAACACTACTATGGTGTAGAGAAAGCAGACATTCCAGCTACCTATGCAGAG accaTGGATAAAGAGTTTAAAAAGTGGATGAAATGGTATGGGAAGAAACATGGGGAGTACACA CTGGAGAGGGGTGATTTTCTATCAGAGGAATGGAGGGAAAGAATTGCCAATACAAG TATTATTTTTGTGAACAACTTTGCCTTTGGTCCAGAGGTAGATCACCAGCTGAAGGAGCGCTTTGCTAACATGAAGGAAG GTGGGAAGATTGTGTCCTCGAAACCCTTTGCACCTTTAAATTTTAGAATAAACAGTCGAAACTTGAGTG ATATTGGCACAATAATGCGTGTAGTGGAGCTTTCTCCACTGAGAGGCTCTGTTTCTTGGACTGGAAAACCAGTTTCCTACTACCTGCATACCATAGACCGCACTATA ctTGAAAACTATTTTGCAAGTCTCAAAAATCCTAAACTCAGG gaggaacaggaggcagctaGGCGACGTCAGCAGAAGGATACTAAGGACAATAAAAGCAATAGCACCACTCCCACAAAAACTAAAGAACTAAACAAG CAGCAGGACTCCTGTGGGGAAGAGGAGCGTCCTAGCTTGGTGACAGTGGTCAAGCCCCCTGCCAAACCCAGAAGAACTCGACTCTTGTCCAAAGGTCGCAAGTTAAACAACAAGAAGCGTGGTCGACCTAAGAAAGCTACCCCAGCTGCagaaaagaagaacaagaagaatcAAAGCGCATTGGATTTGCTTCACGCCAAGACCCTTtctgcagcacctcctcagg ATGCATATCGGCCACCTCAGAGCCCCTTTTATCAGCTACCTCCCAAGGTCCAGCACTATCCTTCtagtcagctgctgctgagcccgACTCCACCTGGCCTGCAACAACTGCTAG ATAACATCAAAGTTCAGTACCTCCAGTTCATGGCCTACATGAAGACTCCACAGTACCGctccaacctgcagcagcttttagAACAGGAGAAG CAAAAGCACAGAGATCTGTCAGGGCAGGCAGAGCAGCTTCAttctgtctgtcaatctcacaAGGACAAGATCAAAGGTCTCTTTCAGACCAAACTAGATGAG CTTGGAGTGAAAGCCCTTACTGTGGAGGACCTGCTGCAGGCCCAGAAGGAGATATCAGCTCACAACCGTCGGCTTAAAGACCAGACTAAGCAGCTTGAGCGAGATATGGCCTTGCTGAGAGACCACAGCCTGCTACTG ctgAAATCTCGATgcgaggagctgaagctggattGGGGCTCTTTGTGTCTGGAAAGTCTGTTAAAGGAGAAGCAGGCACTGCGCCGACAAATCTCTGAGAAACAGAAGCACTGCTTGGAGCTACAG ATCAGCATTGTGGAACTTGAGAAAAGTCAAAGGCAACAGGAGCTTCTTCAGCTGAAATCCTACAGTCCCCGTGACAGTTCCCCATACAGGAAGAGTCTAGAGTCACGATGCTCCACAGACATGGACTCTGCTAAGCTTGGCCTGTCGACAGCTATAGCCCTCAATGGCGTCAGCCCAGAGCTTTCAATCAATGGCACCAGCTCACCGTGCTTTGACAGGGCCAACACCAAGGGGGAGCTTCGCTACCTGCCCATCTCTCCAGACCATGAGCTCACATCTGCCAACTCCGATGCTCGACAGAGGCAGCAAAGCTCGTCTCATGCTCTTCCTGACTACACACGCTTCTCCCCTGCCAAGATTGCTTTGCGAAGGCACCTCAACCAGGATCCAACTGCCTCTGCTCACTTGAGAGGCCCAGGGCTGACTACACACAG GGAATTGTGTGGTGTCAACTCTCCGCTTGGGGTAAAACAGAACTGCCCCTCTCCAAATGCATCTGATGCCCAGAATCCGTCTAAAGTATCCGAGAGG GGTGGTAAGGAGAGGAGCCCGTCTGTTCAGGGGGACAACAGCATTACAAGCCTTCCAATTAGCATCCCTCTGAGCACTGTCCACCCAAGCAAACTACCAGTTAGCATCCCATTAGCCAGTGTGGTTCTGCCTAGTCGCGCTGAAAGATtg agAAGTACACCCAGTCCTGTCTCTCAGACAGGACAGACCAATG GATATTCAAGCTCAGGGCTAATGAATGGAAATCTCCACTCTGAGGACCATAATGGGATGACTTCATCACCTTCGCCACACAACAACACTCCTCTGACAGGACCAATGGGCCGAGGAGCTTCCATTCAGAGTCCAACACTCAGCACTGGAGGGGTGCTCCAGTATGCTGATGGACCCCCGAGGATTCTTCCAGAAGTTGGACAAGAGCGGCAGGGAG gcAGTGGAGGCAGTGCGGCTGGAGTAACACGCCTCCACCATCATACTGGCAACTTAGTGAAGCAGGGATACCATGGTGTCCATGGAAACCACCACCAGTCCCCGGGCACGCCGAACACTCACACACCTACACATACATCATCATCAAATTCCTCTCATGGCCTTGGCTCTCAGGAGGGCCGCAAGCGGGGGAGAAGAAAACGCAGTTCTGCAGCAGGGGCTGTCACGGCCAGCGGATCCCCAAAGAGGAGGTCATTCCTCGGACTTGGCTCCAGCAACCACTCCTCAGGATCACCACTCAACATTAACTCTATG GTCAACAACATCAACCAGCCTTTGGAGATTTCTGCCATCTCCTCCCCAGAACAGTCGAGTCGCAGCCCCTGTGGGCCTGACTTGGACCAACCGCCCATTTTGAAGAGGGAGTGCCCATTGGAGCTCAATGGGACGGGTCGTTACTCCTCTGCCCCCAGCTCTGATGATGACGACTCGGGATACCCAGCTGACAGTTCAAGTTCAAG AATTGAACGAAAAATAGCCACCATATcactggaaagcagagatgGACCCGGTAGACTTGGTGACACTGAAAGAG GCAGAAAatcatgcagcagcagtggtaACAGCACAGGTAGTGaagcctcctcttcatcatctttgTCTTCTACCAGCAAATGGAAATCTACCTTTTCACCTATTTCTGACCCCAAGCAACCCAACTGCGACTTAAGACAGGGGGGGTCTCCATTTGGTATGGGTGGCTCCAGCAGGGGTACTGACTCAGATTCTgatcacaaacagcagcaagtGAGGAAAGGCAGTGATGGGGAGTCATCTAACTACATGACCCCCAACCCTTTTCTTAGCCAAGACACAGGGACCCATGGTGGAGgcagcagtggtggtggggggcaGGGAGGCAGTGGTTCCGACCAACGCCAGGCCCTCCAGAAGCAAAAGGCCCCTTGTGACTGGGAACTGAAGAGGAGCTGTGGCCTAACGAGTCAGAACCTCTTCATTTCCGCTGCTGCCAGCAGCGGAGGGGGGATTCTGAGTGGGAAGGTGGGCGGCAGTCCGGTAGCGGTTTCCTCAACAACGGGATCATCTGTAGGACAGTATCTGGGGTCTCAGTTTCCTCTCGGTGGGACCTCAGTCTTGCAGTCCTTGTTCGGGGCTCAGACAGGCAGCTCCACGGTGAGTGGAACCCCTCGGCTCGTGAACGGACACTCTGCCTTGGGGAGCTTTTCCAGTGCTGGGCTGGCAGggggagcagctggag GTATATTTCACCACGTGGTCCCCTCAGTGTCCTCCCATCAGTTTGGGACGGCGCTGCCCACCTCTGGAGGCCTCAGCTCTCTgctcagtctctcctcctcttcttctacctcctcccaaacccagcagcactcCACCTCCCAAGCAGTCTCCACACGCCTGGCTTCCGGGACCTCACCTCTCCCACTCTCCCAGCCTCAGCAAAGCCGCACGCAGTCAGTCCTGCATAGTCCGTCTCCTCCCACACTCTCCttgcctcctccaccaccactgcACAGTGTGTCATCCTCGTCAGCGCCCATGCACTCAGACGCCCCACCATCATCCTCTCGATCAGACTCGCTCCACTCCTCTCGTCTGTCCCATTCCTCTCTCCACCACCAGAGATCACagccatctctctctctttccatctcctcctccgcctcctctgcttctgtctctgctcctgcCGCTGTTActgcctccctctcttcttccctGTTGGCGTCCTCCTCGTCTCGTCCATTTGCAGTGCAGTACTCCCCTCGGCTGACGCCTCCACCGCCAGCCAGCAGTTCAGGTGGTGGCGGGAGCATGTGGAGGACTCAGGGCATGCATGGTACCTACACCACCTCCCAGCTCCCCAGTACCCGGCCTAGATag
- the dot1l gene encoding histone-lysine N-methyltransferase, H3 lysine-79 specific isoform X1 yields MGEKLELKLKSPVGAEAAGYPWPLPVYDKHHDAAHEIIETIRWVCEEIPDLKLAMENYVLIDYDTKSFESMQRLCDKYNRAIDSIHQLWKGTTQPMKLNKRPSNGLLRHILQQVYNHSVTDPEKLNNYEPFSPEVYGETSFDLVAQIIDEMEMMEEDTFVDLGSGVGQVVLQVAAATNCKHYYGVEKADIPATYAETMDKEFKKWMKWYGKKHGEYTLERGDFLSEEWRERIANTSIIFVNNFAFGPEVDHQLKERFANMKEGGKIVSSKPFAPLNFRINSRNLSDIGTIMRVVELSPLRGSVSWTGKPVSYYLHTIDRTILENYFASLKNPKLREEQEAARRRQQKDTKDNKSNSTTPTKTKELNKQQDSCGEEERPSLVTVVKPPAKPRRTRLLSKGRKLNNKKRGRPKKATPAAEKKNKKNQSALDLLHAKTLSAAPPQDAYRPPQSPFYQLPPKVQHYPSSQLLLSPTPPGLQQLLDNIKVQYLQFMAYMKTPQYRSNLQQLLEQEKQKHRDLSGQAEQLHSVCQSHKDKIKGLFQTKLDELGVKALTVEDLLQAQKEISAHNRRLKDQTKQLERDMALLRDHSLLLLKSRCEELKLDWGSLCLESLLKEKQALRRQISEKQKHCLELQISIVELEKSQRQQELLQLKSYSPRDSSPYRKSLESRCSTDMDSAKLGLSTAIALNGVSPELSINGTSSPCFDRANTKGELRYLPISPDHELTSANSDARQRQQSSSHALPDYTRFSPAKIALRRHLNQDPTASAHLRGPGLTTHRELCGVNSPLGVKQNCPSPNASDAQNPSKVSERGGKERSPSVQGDNSITSLPISIPLSTVHPSKLPVSIPLASVVLPSRAERLRSTPSPVSQTGQTNGYSSSGLMNGNLHSEDHNGMTSSPSPHNNTPLTGPMGRGASIQSPTLSTGGVLQYADGPPRILPEVGQERQGGESDAEPQDSELRRRIFFSSSSSSSSSSSSSGSGGSAAGVTRLHHHTGNLVKQGYHGVHGNHHQSPGTPNTHTPTHTSSSNSSHGLGSQEGRKRGRRKRSSAAGAVTASGSPKRRSFLGLGSSNHSSGSPLNINSMVNNINQPLEISAISSPEQSSRSPCGPDLDQPPILKRECPLELNGTGRYSSAPSSDDDDSGYPADSSSSRIERKIATISLESRDGPGRLGDTERGRKSCSSSGNSTGSEASSSSSLSSTSKWKSTFSPISDPKQPNCDLRQGGSPFGMGGSSRGTDSDSDHKQQQVRKGSDGESSNYMTPNPFLSQDTGTHGGGSSGGGGQGGSGSDQRQALQKQKAPCDWELKRSCGLTSQNLFISAAASSGGGILSGKVGGSPVAVSSTTGSSVGQYLGSQFPLGGTSVLQSLFGAQTGSSTVSGTPRLVNGHSALGSFSSAGLAGGAAGGIFHHVVPSVSSHQFGTALPTSGGLSSLLSLSSSSSTSSQTQQHSTSQAVSTRLASGTSPLPLSQPQQSRTQSVLHSPSPPTLSLPPPPPLHSVSSSSAPMHSDAPPSSSRSDSLHSSRLSHSSLHHQRSQPSLSLSISSSASSASVSAPAAVTASLSSSLLASSSSRPFAVQYSPRLTPPPPASSSGGGGSMWRTQGMHGTYTTSQLPSTRPR; encoded by the exons ATGGGAGAAAAGCTGGAGCTCAAGCTCAAATCTCCGGttggagcagaagctgctggttATCCGTGGCCATTACCAGTATAT GATAAACACCATGATGCTGCTCATGAAATCATTGAGACCATTCG GTGGGTTTGTGAGGAGATCCCTGACCTCAAACTGGCAATGGAAAACTATGTACTCATTGACTATGACACCAAAAG CTTTGAGAGTATGCAGAGACTTTGTGACAAATACAACAGGGCGATTGACAGCATTCACCAGCTG TGGAAAGGGACCACCCAGCCCATGAAGCTGAACAAACGTCCCTCTAATGGGCTGCTGAgacacatcctgcagcaggtgtACAACCACTCAGTGACTGACCCAGAGAAGCTGAACAACTATGAGCCCTTCTCACCTGAAGTGTACGGAGAGACCTCGTTTGACCTGGTGGCTCAGATCATTGACGAGATGGAAATGATGGAAGAGGACACCTTTGTCGACCTCGGCAGCG GAGTTGGGCAGGTAGTGCTGCAGGTTGCAGCTGCAACCAATTGTAAACACTACTATGGTGTAGAGAAAGCAGACATTCCAGCTACCTATGCAGAG accaTGGATAAAGAGTTTAAAAAGTGGATGAAATGGTATGGGAAGAAACATGGGGAGTACACA CTGGAGAGGGGTGATTTTCTATCAGAGGAATGGAGGGAAAGAATTGCCAATACAAG TATTATTTTTGTGAACAACTTTGCCTTTGGTCCAGAGGTAGATCACCAGCTGAAGGAGCGCTTTGCTAACATGAAGGAAG GTGGGAAGATTGTGTCCTCGAAACCCTTTGCACCTTTAAATTTTAGAATAAACAGTCGAAACTTGAGTG ATATTGGCACAATAATGCGTGTAGTGGAGCTTTCTCCACTGAGAGGCTCTGTTTCTTGGACTGGAAAACCAGTTTCCTACTACCTGCATACCATAGACCGCACTATA ctTGAAAACTATTTTGCAAGTCTCAAAAATCCTAAACTCAGG gaggaacaggaggcagctaGGCGACGTCAGCAGAAGGATACTAAGGACAATAAAAGCAATAGCACCACTCCCACAAAAACTAAAGAACTAAACAAG CAGCAGGACTCCTGTGGGGAAGAGGAGCGTCCTAGCTTGGTGACAGTGGTCAAGCCCCCTGCCAAACCCAGAAGAACTCGACTCTTGTCCAAAGGTCGCAAGTTAAACAACAAGAAGCGTGGTCGACCTAAGAAAGCTACCCCAGCTGCagaaaagaagaacaagaagaatcAAAGCGCATTGGATTTGCTTCACGCCAAGACCCTTtctgcagcacctcctcagg ATGCATATCGGCCACCTCAGAGCCCCTTTTATCAGCTACCTCCCAAGGTCCAGCACTATCCTTCtagtcagctgctgctgagcccgACTCCACCTGGCCTGCAACAACTGCTAG ATAACATCAAAGTTCAGTACCTCCAGTTCATGGCCTACATGAAGACTCCACAGTACCGctccaacctgcagcagcttttagAACAGGAGAAG CAAAAGCACAGAGATCTGTCAGGGCAGGCAGAGCAGCTTCAttctgtctgtcaatctcacaAGGACAAGATCAAAGGTCTCTTTCAGACCAAACTAGATGAG CTTGGAGTGAAAGCCCTTACTGTGGAGGACCTGCTGCAGGCCCAGAAGGAGATATCAGCTCACAACCGTCGGCTTAAAGACCAGACTAAGCAGCTTGAGCGAGATATGGCCTTGCTGAGAGACCACAGCCTGCTACTG ctgAAATCTCGATgcgaggagctgaagctggattGGGGCTCTTTGTGTCTGGAAAGTCTGTTAAAGGAGAAGCAGGCACTGCGCCGACAAATCTCTGAGAAACAGAAGCACTGCTTGGAGCTACAG ATCAGCATTGTGGAACTTGAGAAAAGTCAAAGGCAACAGGAGCTTCTTCAGCTGAAATCCTACAGTCCCCGTGACAGTTCCCCATACAGGAAGAGTCTAGAGTCACGATGCTCCACAGACATGGACTCTGCTAAGCTTGGCCTGTCGACAGCTATAGCCCTCAATGGCGTCAGCCCAGAGCTTTCAATCAATGGCACCAGCTCACCGTGCTTTGACAGGGCCAACACCAAGGGGGAGCTTCGCTACCTGCCCATCTCTCCAGACCATGAGCTCACATCTGCCAACTCCGATGCTCGACAGAGGCAGCAAAGCTCGTCTCATGCTCTTCCTGACTACACACGCTTCTCCCCTGCCAAGATTGCTTTGCGAAGGCACCTCAACCAGGATCCAACTGCCTCTGCTCACTTGAGAGGCCCAGGGCTGACTACACACAG GGAATTGTGTGGTGTCAACTCTCCGCTTGGGGTAAAACAGAACTGCCCCTCTCCAAATGCATCTGATGCCCAGAATCCGTCTAAAGTATCCGAGAGG GGTGGTAAGGAGAGGAGCCCGTCTGTTCAGGGGGACAACAGCATTACAAGCCTTCCAATTAGCATCCCTCTGAGCACTGTCCACCCAAGCAAACTACCAGTTAGCATCCCATTAGCCAGTGTGGTTCTGCCTAGTCGCGCTGAAAGATtg agAAGTACACCCAGTCCTGTCTCTCAGACAGGACAGACCAATG GATATTCAAGCTCAGGGCTAATGAATGGAAATCTCCACTCTGAGGACCATAATGGGATGACTTCATCACCTTCGCCACACAACAACACTCCTCTGACAGGACCAATGGGCCGAGGAGCTTCCATTCAGAGTCCAACACTCAGCACTGGAGGGGTGCTCCAGTATGCTGATGGACCCCCGAGGATTCTTCCAGAAGTTGGACAAGAGCGGCAGGGAGGTGAATCTGATGCAGAGCCACAAGACAGCGAACTGCGGAGGAGGAtattcttctcttcttcttcctcttcatcctcgtcttcctcttcatcaggcAGTGGAGGCAGTGCGGCTGGAGTAACACGCCTCCACCATCATACTGGCAACTTAGTGAAGCAGGGATACCATGGTGTCCATGGAAACCACCACCAGTCCCCGGGCACGCCGAACACTCACACACCTACACATACATCATCATCAAATTCCTCTCATGGCCTTGGCTCTCAGGAGGGCCGCAAGCGGGGGAGAAGAAAACGCAGTTCTGCAGCAGGGGCTGTCACGGCCAGCGGATCCCCAAAGAGGAGGTCATTCCTCGGACTTGGCTCCAGCAACCACTCCTCAGGATCACCACTCAACATTAACTCTATG GTCAACAACATCAACCAGCCTTTGGAGATTTCTGCCATCTCCTCCCCAGAACAGTCGAGTCGCAGCCCCTGTGGGCCTGACTTGGACCAACCGCCCATTTTGAAGAGGGAGTGCCCATTGGAGCTCAATGGGACGGGTCGTTACTCCTCTGCCCCCAGCTCTGATGATGACGACTCGGGATACCCAGCTGACAGTTCAAGTTCAAG AATTGAACGAAAAATAGCCACCATATcactggaaagcagagatgGACCCGGTAGACTTGGTGACACTGAAAGAG GCAGAAAatcatgcagcagcagtggtaACAGCACAGGTAGTGaagcctcctcttcatcatctttgTCTTCTACCAGCAAATGGAAATCTACCTTTTCACCTATTTCTGACCCCAAGCAACCCAACTGCGACTTAAGACAGGGGGGGTCTCCATTTGGTATGGGTGGCTCCAGCAGGGGTACTGACTCAGATTCTgatcacaaacagcagcaagtGAGGAAAGGCAGTGATGGGGAGTCATCTAACTACATGACCCCCAACCCTTTTCTTAGCCAAGACACAGGGACCCATGGTGGAGgcagcagtggtggtggggggcaGGGAGGCAGTGGTTCCGACCAACGCCAGGCCCTCCAGAAGCAAAAGGCCCCTTGTGACTGGGAACTGAAGAGGAGCTGTGGCCTAACGAGTCAGAACCTCTTCATTTCCGCTGCTGCCAGCAGCGGAGGGGGGATTCTGAGTGGGAAGGTGGGCGGCAGTCCGGTAGCGGTTTCCTCAACAACGGGATCATCTGTAGGACAGTATCTGGGGTCTCAGTTTCCTCTCGGTGGGACCTCAGTCTTGCAGTCCTTGTTCGGGGCTCAGACAGGCAGCTCCACGGTGAGTGGAACCCCTCGGCTCGTGAACGGACACTCTGCCTTGGGGAGCTTTTCCAGTGCTGGGCTGGCAGggggagcagctggag GTATATTTCACCACGTGGTCCCCTCAGTGTCCTCCCATCAGTTTGGGACGGCGCTGCCCACCTCTGGAGGCCTCAGCTCTCTgctcagtctctcctcctcttcttctacctcctcccaaacccagcagcactcCACCTCCCAAGCAGTCTCCACACGCCTGGCTTCCGGGACCTCACCTCTCCCACTCTCCCAGCCTCAGCAAAGCCGCACGCAGTCAGTCCTGCATAGTCCGTCTCCTCCCACACTCTCCttgcctcctccaccaccactgcACAGTGTGTCATCCTCGTCAGCGCCCATGCACTCAGACGCCCCACCATCATCCTCTCGATCAGACTCGCTCCACTCCTCTCGTCTGTCCCATTCCTCTCTCCACCACCAGAGATCACagccatctctctctctttccatctcctcctccgcctcctctgcttctgtctctgctcctgcCGCTGTTActgcctccctctcttcttccctGTTGGCGTCCTCCTCGTCTCGTCCATTTGCAGTGCAGTACTCCCCTCGGCTGACGCCTCCACCGCCAGCCAGCAGTTCAGGTGGTGGCGGGAGCATGTGGAGGACTCAGGGCATGCATGGTACCTACACCACCTCCCAGCTCCCCAGTACCCGGCCTAGATag